One stretch of Deinococcus apachensis DSM 19763 DNA includes these proteins:
- a CDS encoding DUF456 domain-containing protein: protein MSLAFLVFLIAWIIGMVGTFVPALPATVIIFAGTVAATFIDGFQVWPDLPFLLTFAVITFLVSMVDNVASAWGARRYGGSKQAVWGALIGGLVGIFLPFGLVVGPLGGALVAELFVVRKPVLEGVRAAWGTLIGLLAGIAAKLVLHLLIGVYELWRLWDPAKSILGSA, encoded by the coding sequence ATGAGTCTCGCCTTTCTCGTCTTTCTGATCGCGTGGATCATCGGCATGGTCGGGACCTTCGTGCCCGCCCTGCCCGCGACGGTCATCATCTTTGCCGGAACGGTGGCGGCCACCTTCATCGACGGGTTTCAGGTCTGGCCGGACCTGCCCTTTCTGCTCACCTTCGCGGTGATCACCTTTCTGGTCAGCATGGTGGACAACGTGGCCTCGGCCTGGGGCGCGCGGCGGTACGGCGGCAGCAAGCAGGCGGTGTGGGGGGCACTGATCGGCGGCCTGGTGGGCATCTTCCTGCCTTTTGGACTGGTCGTGGGGCCATTGGGCGGCGCGCTGGTCGCGGAGCTGTTCGTGGTCCGCAAGCCTGTGCTGGAAGGGGTGCGGGCGGCCTGGGGCACACTGATTGGCCTCCTGGCGGGCATCGCCGCCAAGCTGGTGCTGCACCTCCTAATCGGCGTCTACGAGTTGTGGAGGTTGTGGGACCCGGCGAAGAGCATTCTCGGGTCAGCCTGA